Within Desulfolithobacter dissulfuricans, the genomic segment GGCACAGGCTTTTTATGTGACCAACTCTTTTATAACGGATCAGCAGGCAGAGCAGATCTTTTCAGATACTTTTCTCCAGGAAGTCAGGGGATATGATCCCGCAGTACATACGTTGCGATATTATCAGCAGGCAAACGGAACAGATCATTTGTCGAAGATTCTGTACACTGATCTCAAGCTTTTTCTGCCCGGTGATATTTTAGTCAAAGTTGACAGAATGACCATGGCCAATTCCCTTGAAATGAGGTCCCCGCTCCTGGATCATAAGGTCATAGAGTTTGCCGCTCGTCTACCGTCGTCATTAAAACTCAGAAACGGTGAAAAGAAATATCTGTTAAAAGAGGTTTTACGACCTTTGGTCGGCGACGAAGTACTGACACGCAAGAAACATGGTTTTACAGTCCCGCTTAACGCATGGTTCCGTGACGAGTTGCGCGATATGGCTGAATCCTCCATTTTCGAGTCGGAAAAGATGCCCCTGTTCTTCTCCAGGCCCGGGCTCCAGCAGATCTGGGATGAGCACCAGCGGTGCACAATGAATCACGGGACCTTGCTCTGGACAGTTTTTATGTTTTCTCTCTGGCTTGAAGGGCCTGGTACAGATAGTCTTCAATACGGCGAAGAAAGCAATGCTTGAAAATATTAAAGAAGATCTCAGGGCCCTTGGCGGCGGCAGCGCCGGTCTGCGTACATTGGTTCGGGGGCTTCTGTCGCAGGGATTTCAGGCTGTTCTTGTTTATCGTTTATTTAATTTTTTGCACAGAAAAAGGATTCCGGCGCAGCCTTTCCGGTTTTTTTTTGAAAGGTTCATCGAAATTACAACTGGTATTTCGATACCGGCTGCCTGTACTATAGGAAAAGGATTCAGGATTCATCATTTTGGTGGGATAATCCTGCATCCTAGCGTGGTTATCGGTAAAAACTGCACCATGTATCATCACGTTACCGTGGGTGACATTGGTGGAACAGGTGGAGCAGCCAAGATAGGTGATAATGTCATGATTGGTGCGGGCGCAAAGATTATCGGTGAAATCACAATTGGAGATAACTGCAGAATCGGAGCCAATGCAGTGGTGAACCGGGACCTCCCTGATAATAGTGTTGCGGTTGGCAACCCGTGTATTATCAGGGAGTATTGAGTCCTGAATCCTGTATTTTACTGCTGCCGTCAACCGGGAGCAGAATGATGATATTTCCCATACGATAGAAAAGAATGCATCCCGTACGCGTTTTAGATTTTCGAGGAACATACAAAGGAGGGGGAGGACCGGACAAAACCATCCTCAACTCGGCTGTTCAGCATGACAGAAGCAGGGTGTATGTTCAGGTTCTGTATCTGCGTAATCCCGCTGATACAGAATATTCCATTGATAAATGGGCTGCAGA encodes:
- a CDS encoding serine O-acetyltransferase; translation: MLENIKEDLRALGGGSAGLRTLVRGLLSQGFQAVLVYRLFNFLHRKRIPAQPFRFFFERFIEITTGISIPAACTIGKGFRIHHFGGIILHPSVVIGKNCTMYHHVTVGDIGGTGGAAKIGDNVMIGAGAKIIGEITIGDNCRIGANAVVNRDLPDNSVAVGNPCIIREY